A genomic window from Fibrobacterota bacterium includes:
- a CDS encoding IS3 family transposase (programmed frameshift), whose protein sequence is MGVSKFSAEVRERSVQLVLEQEAQHKSQWQAVNSVAQKMGCHAATVLSWVRQYERDGGRRGGPTSSEKERIKALEREVKELRRTNEILRLASAFFGEGGVRPPEQVSEFIEAHRAEFGVEPICKVLQVASSAYRLRKRRIAEPDLRSYRARSDEQALIQIRRVWEESGQLYGVRKVWEQLKRDLVEIPRCQVERLMRKHGLAGVRRDKRIKTTVSDPKVACPTDLVERKFHADHPNQLWVSDFTYVSTWSGFVYVAFVVDVYARFIVGWKVSYSMSADFVLDALEQALHARRPKKDDGLIHHSDKGVQYLSIRYSGRLVDAGLKASTGSVGDSYDNAMAETINGLYKTEVIRRRSSWRNLEEVEWATLVWVDWFNNRRLLSSIGYLPPAEAEANYYEAIESTVSV, encoded by the exons ATGGGAGTCAGCAAGTTTTCAGCAGAGGTTCGCGAGCGTTCGGTCCAACTAGTGTTGGAGCAGGAGGCGCAGCACAAATCCCAATGGCAGGCGGTGAATTCGGTTGCTCAGAAGATGGGCTGCCATGCGGCTACGGTGTTGAGTTGGGTTCGCCAGTACGAGCGTGATGGAGGTCGCCGTGGAGGCCCGACCAGCTCGGAGAAGGAGCGGATCAAGGCTTTGGAGCGTGAGGTCAAAGAGCTTCGTCGGACCAACGAGATCCTCCGCCTAGCCAGTGCGTTTTTCG GCGAAGGCGGAGTTCGACCGCCAGAGCAAGTGAGCGAGTTCATCGAAGCTCATCGGGCGGAATTTGGGGTCGAACCGATCTGCAAAGTCCTGCAGGTTGCCTCCTCCGCTTATCGCCTTCGCAAAAGGCGAATCGCCGAACCGGATCTGAGGTCGTATCGTGCACGATCCGACGAGCAGGCGTTAATCCAGATCCGGCGGGTCTGGGAGGAAAGCGGCCAGCTCTACGGAGTCCGCAAGGTATGGGAGCAGCTAAAGCGGGACCTGGTCGAGATCCCTCGCTGCCAAGTGGAACGGTTGATGCGAAAGCACGGTCTGGCGGGCGTTCGGCGCGACAAGCGGATCAAGACGACCGTGAGTGATCCGAAGGTTGCTTGCCCGACGGACCTGGTGGAGCGAAAGTTCCACGCCGACCACCCCAATCAGCTTTGGGTGTCCGATTTCACCTACGTGTCGACCTGGTCTGGCTTCGTATATGTTGCCTTCGTGGTGGACGTCTATGCCCGCTTCATCGTGGGCTGGAAAGTGTCCTACTCCATGAGTGCGGACTTTGTTCTGGATGCATTGGAACAGGCTCTCCACGCCCGCAGGCCAAAGAAGGATGATGGTCTCATCCACCACAGCGACAAGGGCGTACAATATTTGTCCATACGCTACAGTGGTCGCCTGGTGGACGCTGGGCTGAAGGCGTCGACGGGAAGCGTGGGGGATTCCTACGACAACGCCATGGCCGAGACGATCAACGGACTGTACAAGACCGAAGTGATCCGTCGCCGGTCGTCGTGGCGTAACTTGGAGGAGGTCGAATGGGCGACGCTGGTGTGGGTGGACTGGTTCAACAACCGCCGCCTGCTCAGTTCCATCGGCTACCTGCCCCCGGCGGAAGCCGAAGCCAATTACTATGAAGCCATCGAGTCCACCGTTTCGGTGTGA
- a CDS encoding HNH endonuclease, whose protein sequence is MNTWRMAMKLGNQGASLWPYFHEIGVAAITYYPVIRDDLSRYSKNNRPENWEKLEASQKGSLDHVAYGMKPGDVIYVKEGREIVSKGTVLTDYYHNTSGDILDDNDEMWPHRINVKWNDSFPRLGLLLGAEQTTVLKLSQERINAIESELSKFGWVDDLSHISVNQSELAQVFKEGSRFLTEQYFNKRNLELICRKKDQSEFICEICSFKFADLYGEIGEKYIEAHHTNMIANGERDSTLNDIALLCANCHSMVHRKTPPYTLNELKAIIETQRERRKLAKEQLQY, encoded by the coding sequence ATGAATACGTGGCGAATGGCAATGAAATTAGGTAATCAAGGTGCATCACTTTGGCCATACTTTCATGAAATTGGTGTGGCAGCAATAACATACTATCCCGTTATCCGTGACGACCTCTCCAGATACTCCAAGAATAATCGCCCAGAAAATTGGGAAAAACTAGAAGCATCCCAAAAGGGCTCTCTTGATCATGTTGCTTATGGGATGAAGCCTGGAGACGTGATATACGTTAAAGAGGGCAGGGAAATTGTATCAAAAGGAACTGTATTAACAGATTACTATCACAATACATCTGGGGATATTTTGGATGACAATGATGAAATGTGGCCGCACCGAATTAATGTCAAATGGAATGATTCATTTCCGCGGCTTGGATTGCTGCTCGGCGCTGAACAAACCACTGTTTTAAAACTCAGTCAGGAACGAATCAATGCAATTGAAAGTGAATTATCGAAATTTGGTTGGGTAGATGACCTTTCGCATATCAGCGTTAATCAAAGTGAGTTAGCTCAAGTTTTCAAAGAAGGTAGCCGCTTTTTAACTGAGCAATACTTCAACAAGCGAAACTTAGAATTGATATGCAGAAAAAAAGATCAGAGTGAGTTCATCTGTGAAATTTGTTCGTTCAAATTCGCTGATTTGTATGGCGAAATTGGGGAAAAATATATTGAGGCACATCACACAAACATGATCGCAAATGGAGAGCGTGACAGCACACTAAACGATATCGCGTTATTGTGTGCAAACTGCCACTCCATGGTTCACAGAAAAACACCACCGTATACTCTAAATGAGCTGAAAGCAATAATTGAAACACAAAGAGAGCGTAGAAAATTGGCGAAAGAGCAACTGCAATACTAA
- a CDS encoding IS3 family transposase, which translates to MRQLIVTGFQDSIDLGCSKTAACAMVGFGIRRLQRWQETPQDRRRGGIQDASQPLTEQEKDLVVESFQAPKYRDLPVRSAWVKMLDDDICLCSPATVFRVLDERDQKGRLTVRRASPQRRPPVLEATAVDQVWTWDITYLPSPVRGAYFYLYTIQDMFSRKAVGWTVELSENGELAHDLFARSIVDRVSHPTALRVHSDNGSPMRATRLTGFFEKIEVRYTHSRPHVSDDNAFIESLFATLKGRASFPEYFRTLDEARAYVDALMAWYNGEHMHSRLDYLTPDQMDQGKGPEIQAKRNAVLTRARGMKPNRFGSRSLCLRVPNSVKLTFHEAISYT; encoded by the coding sequence ATGCGTCAGCTGATCGTGACCGGCTTCCAGGACAGCATCGATTTGGGGTGTTCCAAAACGGCGGCTTGCGCGATGGTCGGATTCGGTATCCGCCGCCTGCAGCGCTGGCAGGAAACCCCACAGGACCGGCGTCGAGGCGGTATTCAGGATGCCTCCCAGCCCCTGACGGAACAGGAGAAGGATCTGGTGGTCGAATCCTTCCAGGCCCCCAAGTATCGGGATCTGCCGGTGCGATCAGCCTGGGTGAAGATGCTCGATGACGATATTTGTCTTTGCTCACCGGCCACGGTATTCCGTGTACTGGATGAGCGAGACCAGAAGGGCCGCTTGACGGTGCGGCGAGCATCACCACAGCGCCGCCCTCCGGTTCTGGAGGCTACGGCGGTGGACCAGGTCTGGACATGGGACATCACCTACTTGCCCTCGCCAGTGCGAGGTGCCTACTTCTACCTCTACACCATTCAGGATATGTTCAGCCGCAAAGCCGTCGGCTGGACCGTGGAGCTTTCTGAGAACGGTGAGCTGGCTCACGATCTGTTTGCCAGGAGCATCGTCGACCGAGTGTCGCACCCAACGGCATTGAGGGTCCATTCCGACAACGGTAGCCCGATGCGAGCAACCCGACTTACCGGATTCTTCGAGAAGATCGAAGTCCGCTACACCCATAGTCGCCCCCACGTCAGTGACGACAACGCCTTCATTGAAAGCCTGTTCGCAACCCTCAAGGGGCGGGCGTCGTTCCCCGAGTATTTTCGCACGCTGGACGAGGCCCGAGCGTACGTGGACGCGCTTATGGCCTGGTACAACGGGGAGCACATGCACAGTCGACTCGACTACCTTACGCCCGACCAAATGGACCAGGGGAAAGGCCCGGAAATCCAGGCCAAACGCAACGCAGTCTTGACCCGGGCGCGCGGGATGAAACCCAATCGATTCGGGAGCCGAAGCCTCTGCCTGCGAGTCCCAAATTCCGTCAAGCTCACCTTCCATGAGGCCATTTCCTACACTTAA